A section of the Streptomyces sp. Je 1-369 genome encodes:
- a CDS encoding threonine aldolase family protein — translation MNPPKTDARRHHDPDVRGFASDNYAGAHPEVMAALALANGGHQIAYGEDDYTANLQQVIRGHFGPTAEAFPVFNGTGANVVALQAVADRWGAVICAESAHINVDEGGAPERMAGLKLLTVPTPDGKLTPELIDKQAFGWDDEHRAMPQVVSIAQNTELGTLYTPDEIRAICDHAHQLGMKVHLDGSRIANAAAALDVPMRTFTNAVGVDILSLGGTKNGALFGEAVVVINQDAVRHMKHLRKMSMQLASKMRFVSVQLEALLSKDLWLRNARHANEMAQRLAEGVRSVHGVEILYPVQANAVFARLPHDVSERLQKRYRFYFWDEAAGDVRWMCAFDTREDDVDGFLAALKEEMAR, via the coding sequence GTGAATCCGCCGAAGACCGACGCCCGCCGCCACCACGACCCGGACGTGCGCGGTTTCGCCAGCGACAACTACGCGGGCGCCCACCCCGAGGTCATGGCGGCCCTCGCGCTCGCCAACGGCGGTCACCAGATCGCGTACGGCGAGGACGACTACACGGCCAACCTCCAGCAGGTGATCCGCGGCCACTTCGGACCCACCGCCGAAGCGTTCCCGGTGTTCAACGGCACGGGCGCCAACGTCGTCGCGCTCCAGGCGGTCGCCGACCGCTGGGGCGCGGTGATCTGCGCCGAGTCCGCGCACATCAACGTGGACGAGGGCGGCGCGCCCGAGCGCATGGCGGGCCTCAAGCTGCTCACCGTGCCCACCCCGGACGGCAAGCTCACCCCCGAGCTGATCGACAAGCAGGCGTTCGGCTGGGACGACGAGCACCGGGCCATGCCGCAGGTCGTCTCGATCGCGCAGAACACCGAACTGGGCACGCTCTACACGCCCGACGAGATCCGCGCGATCTGCGACCACGCGCACCAGCTGGGCATGAAGGTGCACCTCGACGGCTCCCGGATAGCCAACGCCGCGGCTGCCCTGGACGTCCCCATGCGGACGTTCACGAACGCCGTCGGCGTCGACATCCTGTCGCTGGGCGGCACGAAGAACGGCGCGCTGTTCGGCGAGGCCGTCGTCGTCATCAACCAGGACGCCGTCCGGCACATGAAGCACCTGCGCAAGATGTCGATGCAGCTCGCTTCGAAGATGCGCTTCGTCTCGGTGCAGTTGGAGGCCCTGCTCAGCAAGGACCTGTGGCTGCGCAACGCGCGTCACGCCAACGAGATGGCGCAGCGCCTCGCGGAGGGCGTCCGCTCCGTGCACGGCGTGGAGATCCTCTACCCCGTGCAGGCCAACGCGGTCTTCGCCCGCCTCCCGCACGACGTGAGCGAGCGCCTGCAGAAGCGGTACCGCTTCTACTTCTGGGACGAGGCCGCGGGCGACGTCCGCTGGATGTGCGCGTTCGACACGCGCGAGGACGACGTCGACGGGTTCCTCGCGGCGCTCAAGGAGGAGATGGCTCGCTGA
- a CDS encoding SDR family NAD(P)-dependent oxidoreductase, translating to MSALDGAVVAVAGAAGPAGRATLLRLAEAGATVVASDADAARLAEAVDAARYAHGGATVIGDTVDLLDLDATREWAARTEKEFGRVDGLVHLVGGWRGSKNFAETDLADWDLLEKLLIRTVQHTSLAFEGGLQRSDRGRYLLISAAGASKPTAGNAAYSASKAAAEAWTLALADAFRKAGGEDGPRAAAAILVVKALVHDAMRAERPNAKFAGFTDVKDLADAVAGVWEKSAGEVNGNRLWLTEKP from the coding sequence ATGTCCGCACTCGATGGAGCCGTGGTCGCGGTGGCCGGAGCGGCCGGACCCGCAGGGCGCGCCACCCTGCTCAGGCTGGCCGAGGCCGGAGCCACCGTCGTGGCATCCGACGCCGACGCCGCGCGCCTGGCCGAAGCGGTGGACGCCGCCCGGTACGCGCACGGAGGGGCCACCGTCATCGGTGACACCGTCGACCTCCTCGACCTGGACGCCACCCGGGAGTGGGCGGCGCGCACGGAGAAGGAGTTCGGCCGCGTCGACGGCCTGGTCCACCTCGTGGGCGGCTGGCGCGGCAGCAAGAACTTCGCCGAGACCGACCTCGCCGACTGGGACCTCCTCGAGAAGCTCCTGATCCGCACCGTGCAGCACACCTCCCTCGCCTTCGAGGGCGGCCTGCAGCGCAGCGACCGCGGGCGCTACCTGCTCATCAGCGCCGCGGGCGCCTCCAAGCCGACGGCGGGCAACGCCGCGTACTCCGCGTCGAAGGCGGCGGCCGAGGCCTGGACGCTCGCGCTCGCCGACGCCTTCCGCAAGGCGGGGGGCGAGGACGGGCCGCGTGCGGCGGCTGCGATCCTGGTGGTCAAGGCGCTGGTGCACGACGCGATGCGCGCGGAGCGGCCCAACGCGAAGTTCGCGGGCTTCACGGACGTCAAGGATCTGGCCGATGCGGTCGCCGGCGTCTGGGAGAAGTCCGCAGGAGAAGTGAACGGAAACCGTCTGTGGCTGACCGAGAAGCCGTGA
- a CDS encoding DUF6421 family protein, whose protein sequence is MTEILVQSGIEGAVPSAAGRVVDHPAWPVLKDAVEDIRPWQSADGSIDFEADGAPAKGIAELAVDRVISAVEELSPLLPHDAAYHRALVADLRRWAGTGFQVPDFLDSLLAFQPAAHREDGLQHLVVFPMYTQNGNPDRNLEAVVLRMVWPEWLAELERTRYDNPLFCGITFEDFTAGYDTNSAVLFPETIAVREAPERFSWGGIFCDREAARFRRVTEAAVDLLGLELPDDIREMVGDQDRCQQAFVLWDMVHDRTHSHGDLPFDPFMIKQRQPFWMYGLEELRCDLTAFKEAVKLEAEGVPQARDVQYAVLFDRMFRFPVTGDRVKNYDGLGGQLLFAYLHKHDVVRWTDNQLRIDWERAPEVTNQLCGEIEDLYRAGIDRPKLVHWFAAYDLVSRYLAPHPGSRWAKGPDALDTSLPPRKLVDEVLPDEFPLSMFYEALSKKLKHVIASTKGITATSGAEKAAA, encoded by the coding sequence ATGACGGAAATTCTTGTGCAGTCGGGTATCGAGGGTGCGGTTCCTTCCGCTGCTGGGCGGGTGGTGGACCACCCCGCGTGGCCGGTGCTCAAGGACGCCGTGGAGGACATCCGGCCCTGGCAGTCCGCGGACGGCTCCATCGACTTCGAGGCGGACGGCGCCCCGGCCAAGGGCATCGCCGAACTCGCCGTTGACCGTGTGATCTCGGCGGTCGAGGAGCTCTCCCCGCTCCTCCCGCACGACGCCGCGTACCACCGCGCGCTCGTCGCCGACCTGCGCCGCTGGGCCGGGACGGGCTTCCAGGTGCCCGACTTCCTCGACTCGCTGCTCGCCTTCCAGCCCGCCGCGCACCGCGAGGACGGCCTGCAGCACCTGGTCGTCTTCCCGATGTACACGCAGAACGGCAACCCCGACCGCAACCTCGAAGCGGTCGTGCTGCGCATGGTCTGGCCCGAGTGGCTGGCCGAACTCGAGCGCACGCGCTACGACAACCCGCTGTTCTGCGGCATCACCTTCGAGGACTTCACCGCCGGGTACGACACGAACTCGGCCGTCCTCTTCCCCGAGACCATCGCCGTGCGCGAGGCCCCCGAGCGATTCTCCTGGGGCGGCATCTTCTGCGACCGCGAGGCCGCCCGCTTCCGCCGCGTCACCGAGGCCGCCGTGGACCTCCTCGGTCTTGAACTGCCCGACGACATCCGCGAGATGGTCGGCGACCAGGACCGCTGCCAGCAGGCGTTCGTCCTGTGGGACATGGTCCACGACCGCACCCACAGCCACGGCGACCTGCCGTTCGACCCCTTCATGATCAAGCAGCGCCAGCCGTTCTGGATGTACGGCCTCGAGGAGCTGCGCTGCGACCTCACCGCCTTCAAGGAGGCCGTGAAGCTGGAGGCCGAAGGCGTCCCGCAGGCACGCGACGTGCAGTACGCCGTGCTCTTCGACCGGATGTTCCGCTTCCCGGTCACCGGCGACCGCGTCAAGAACTACGACGGGCTCGGCGGCCAGCTCCTCTTCGCGTACCTCCACAAGCACGACGTGGTCCGCTGGACCGACAACCAGCTCAGGATCGACTGGGAGCGCGCGCCGGAGGTCACCAACCAGCTGTGCGGCGAGATCGAGGACCTGTACCGCGCGGGCATCGACCGCCCGAAGCTGGTCCACTGGTTCGCCGCCTACGACCTGGTGTCCCGCTACCTCGCCCCGCACCCCGGATCGCGCTGGGCCAAGGGCCCCGACGCCCTGGACACCTCGCTGCCGCCGCGCAAACTGGTGGACGAGGTGCTTCCCGACGAGTTTCCGCTCAGCATGTTCTATGAGGCGCTCTCCAAGAAGCTGAAGCACGTGATCGCCTCCACCAAGGGGATCACTGCTACCTCGGGCGCCGAGAAGGCCGCCGCGTGA
- a CDS encoding alpha/beta hydrolase has protein sequence MRRPAPDRPAPAPLASAPLAPYARPLVDALTDAFPDLGGAVTDAGEARRILAAASVPRKAPPAVGTVVDRTIPGPPGAPRLPVRLYMPDPKTDSRPAAPRPTVVFFHGGGYALCGLDSHDATVRALAARSGAVVVSVAYRLAPEHRFPAAVDDAYAALCWAAGESAALGGDPDAVVTAGDSSGGGLAAAVALRARDEGGPAIALQVLLYPLLDAAQDTTSYRENAHGYFLTAAHLRWFWQQYLGADGQGEHPHASPSRAADLHGLPPAYIVTAGCDPLRDEGLAYAARLRAVGGQVTTDHHPHMFHGFLGFPEVLPDAVRAMTGAAEAIGSTGGRRKNGGGCGGGAG, from the coding sequence ATGCGACGACCCGCCCCGGACCGGCCTGCCCCCGCCCCCCTCGCCTCCGCCCCCCTCGCCCCCTACGCCCGCCCCCTCGTCGACGCCCTCACGGACGCCTTCCCCGACCTCGGCGGTGCCGTCACCGATGCCGGTGAGGCGCGTCGGATCCTCGCCGCCGCGTCCGTTCCGCGAAAGGCGCCGCCTGCCGTCGGGACCGTCGTGGACCGGACCATCCCCGGGCCACCGGGCGCGCCCCGGCTCCCCGTACGCCTCTACATGCCGGACCCGAAGACGGACTCGCGCCCGGCCGCGCCACGCCCCACCGTCGTCTTCTTCCACGGTGGTGGTTACGCCCTCTGCGGGCTCGACTCCCACGACGCCACCGTGCGTGCGCTCGCCGCCCGTTCCGGAGCCGTCGTGGTCTCCGTCGCGTACCGGCTCGCGCCCGAGCACCGGTTTCCCGCGGCCGTCGACGACGCGTACGCGGCGCTCTGCTGGGCGGCGGGGGAGAGCGCCGCGCTCGGCGGCGATCCGGATGCCGTCGTCACCGCGGGGGACAGCAGCGGAGGCGGGCTCGCCGCCGCCGTGGCGCTGCGGGCCAGGGACGAGGGCGGCCCCGCCATCGCGTTGCAGGTGCTGCTCTACCCCCTCCTGGACGCCGCCCAGGACACCACCTCGTACCGCGAGAACGCGCACGGCTACTTCCTGACCGCCGCGCACCTGCGCTGGTTCTGGCAGCAGTACCTCGGCGCCGATGGCCAGGGCGAGCACCCTCATGCCTCACCGTCGCGCGCCGCCGACCTCCACGGCCTGCCGCCCGCGTACATCGTCACCGCGGGCTGCGACCCGCTGCGCGACGAGGGGCTCGCCTACGCGGCCCGCCTGCGCGCGGTCGGCGGGCAGGTCACCACCGACCACCACCCGCACATGTTCCACGGCTTCCTCGGCTTCCCCGAAGTTCTCCCCGACGCGGTGCGGGCGATGACCGGTGCGGCAGAAGCGATCGGGTCGACAGGAGGCCGCAGGAAAAACGGCGGCGGATGTGGGGGTGGCGCAGGATAA
- a CDS encoding LLM class flavin-dependent oxidoreductase codes for MKFSVIFEAQLADPTVEREHQVIHDSVEQAVLAEEMGFDRVWAVEHHSLKWYAHMSAPEIFLTWVAARTSTIRVGHGVVCMPFNFNHPARVAERAAMLDLLSGGRLDLGAGRGGTEQETSLCGVDRERTTQEVEEALRVIGKAWEKEELEHHGELLDIGPHPILPRPKQTPHPPLFLACSRTETLTQAAELGIGALVMGFAGPESIAAMRQAYDAAVAARTGARFVSGAVNDHFSVLCPTIVLDDREAARRVGIRGQRFFAQSIGHWYGGAGLPDEAVVEGGDEAAEMRKAAEQVVARLHEQNIPVRPTSTATFNTDHAYGTADDAIAYVERLRDAGADEIMCLIQMGTVPQEACLETLRQWGEKVIPYFRAQEAGPI; via the coding sequence GTGAAGTTCTCCGTGATATTCGAGGCCCAGCTCGCCGATCCGACCGTCGAGCGGGAGCATCAGGTCATCCACGACAGCGTCGAACAGGCCGTGCTCGCCGAGGAGATGGGGTTCGACCGCGTCTGGGCGGTCGAGCACCACTCCCTCAAGTGGTACGCGCACATGAGCGCGCCGGAAATCTTCCTGACCTGGGTCGCGGCGCGCACGAGCACCATCAGGGTCGGGCACGGCGTCGTCTGCATGCCGTTCAACTTCAACCACCCGGCACGGGTCGCCGAGCGCGCCGCCATGCTGGACCTGCTCTCGGGCGGACGGCTCGACCTCGGCGCGGGGCGCGGCGGCACGGAGCAGGAGACGTCGCTCTGCGGAGTGGACAGGGAACGTACGACCCAGGAGGTCGAGGAAGCGCTCCGCGTCATCGGGAAGGCCTGGGAGAAGGAAGAACTGGAGCATCACGGCGAGCTCCTCGACATCGGACCGCACCCGATCCTCCCGCGGCCGAAGCAGACCCCGCACCCACCGCTCTTCCTCGCCTGCAGCAGGACCGAGACCCTCACGCAGGCGGCCGAACTCGGCATCGGCGCTCTGGTGATGGGCTTCGCCGGGCCCGAGTCGATCGCCGCGATGCGGCAGGCGTACGACGCGGCGGTCGCGGCCCGCACCGGCGCGCGCTTCGTGTCGGGCGCCGTCAACGACCACTTCTCCGTGCTCTGCCCGACGATCGTGCTCGACGACCGGGAGGCCGCGCGGCGCGTCGGCATCCGCGGCCAGCGGTTCTTCGCGCAGTCCATCGGCCACTGGTACGGGGGTGCGGGGCTCCCCGACGAGGCGGTCGTGGAGGGCGGTGACGAGGCCGCCGAGATGCGGAAGGCCGCCGAGCAGGTCGTCGCGCGCCTGCACGAACAGAACATTCCGGTACGCCCCACCTCGACGGCCACGTTCAACACCGACCACGCCTACGGCACGGCGGATGACGCCATCGCCTACGTGGAACGCCTGCGCGACGCGGGAGCCGACGAAATCATGTGCCTCATCCAGATGGGCACGGTTCCCCAGGAGGCCTGCCTGGAGACGCTGCGACAGTGGGGCGAGAAGGTCATCCCCTACTTCCGCGCCCAGGAGGCGGGACCGATCTGA